One segment of Methanolinea mesophila DNA contains the following:
- a CDS encoding MarR family transcriptional regulator, whose amino-acid sequence MKEEDQDWLIYHLLADPGRAGVKDLSERAGIPPELVEESLQRLEQQLLVQRKGEEYSVLSVQEMMLRCHCRYDPHLPYEIENGVIKMKIRREDDHA is encoded by the coding sequence GTGAAAGAAGAGGACCAGGACTGGCTGATCTACCACCTGCTGGCGGATCCCGGCCGCGCGGGAGTGAAGGACCTTTCGGAGCGGGCGGGAATTCCGCCCGAATTGGTGGAAGAGTCCCTGCAAAGGCTGGAGCAACAGCTCCTGGTGCAGCGGAAGGGGGAAGAATATTCCGTCCTTTCCGTCCAGGAGATGATGCTACGGTGCCACTGCAGGTATGACCCGCACCTTCCTTACGAGATCGAGAATGGGGTAATAAAAATGAAGATTCGCCGGGAAGACGACCATGCCTGA
- a CDS encoding tRNA (cytidine(56)-2'-O)-methyltransferase, with amino-acid sequence MPEIAVLRIGHRPERDQRVTTHVGLTARALGARGMFLAADDRGVAESIRDVAGRWGGDFFVTDGVRWKRCIQDWKDLGGIVVHLTMYGINLPDVEADLRTKDKILVVVGAEKVPGELYSLADYNVAVTNQPHSEIAGLAVFLDHLFMGKELSGEFPGARIRVIPSREGKFAEEV; translated from the coding sequence ATGCCTGAGATCGCGGTACTCCGGATCGGGCACCGTCCGGAACGGGACCAGCGGGTCACCACCCATGTCGGGCTCACCGCGAGGGCCCTGGGAGCGAGAGGTATGTTCCTGGCCGCGGACGACCGGGGCGTCGCAGAGAGCATCAGAGACGTAGCAGGTCGCTGGGGCGGGGATTTTTTCGTCACCGACGGAGTGCGGTGGAAACGCTGTATCCAGGACTGGAAAGACTTGGGAGGGATAGTCGTGCACCTCACCATGTACGGGATCAACCTTCCTGACGTCGAGGCAGACCTGCGCACGAAGGATAAGATCCTGGTGGTGGTAGGGGCGGAAAAAGTACCGGGAGAACTCTACTCCCTCGCCGATTATAATGTCGCAGTAACCAACCAGCCCCATTCCGAGATCGCGGGACTCGCGGTATTCCTCGACCATCTCTTCATGGGGAAGGAACTCTCGGGTGAATTTCCCGGGGCCCGGATCCGGGTAATCCCCAGCAGGGAGGGGAAGTTCGCCGAGGAGGTATGA
- a CDS encoding ATP-grasp domain-containing protein, with the protein MKPSILVAGFATRHVAMSAFAAGYRVYAVDHFRDQDLSWYTADTAGFEELGDLPGAIGEMIGRHPVDYAVLTSGAESLRPGVPICGTPPDKIRRFLDKLTMQNFFGELGVPTPALSPPGVYPAMLKPREGSGGWRNRVVFTRAEQEEWEKFFEYPDFIAQEVVEGLPSSVCCVSDGIRARAVAVNEQLLRGEESAAYGFSGSITPLDHPLAPRMMDIAEKIAGASGCVGTLGVDFVLGDAPRVIEVNPRFQATLDTVERATGVNLFSLHAGACRGRIPAERPKTTGVAARKILFAERETVIRTDLSKLGPIVADIPYPGTEVGEGRAIVSVLGWGKDRAGAMGMLDKHISAVLQYMG; encoded by the coding sequence ATGAAACCTTCGATACTTGTTGCCGGGTTTGCCACCCGGCATGTGGCGATGTCGGCATTCGCGGCCGGGTACCGGGTCTATGCGGTGGACCATTTCCGGGACCAGGACCTCTCCTGGTATACGGCCGACACCGCGGGGTTCGAAGAACTCGGCGACCTCCCGGGAGCGATCGGGGAGATGATCGGGCGGCACCCTGTCGATTATGCGGTCCTTACCTCGGGCGCGGAATCCCTCCGGCCCGGGGTTCCGATCTGCGGGACGCCCCCCGATAAGATCCGGCGGTTCCTGGATAAGCTCACCATGCAGAATTTTTTCGGGGAACTCGGTGTCCCCACCCCCGCGCTCTCTCCGCCGGGGGTTTATCCCGCCATGCTCAAACCCCGGGAGGGTTCGGGAGGCTGGAGGAACCGTGTCGTGTTCACACGGGCTGAACAGGAGGAATGGGAAAAATTCTTTGAATATCCCGATTTCATCGCTCAGGAGGTCGTGGAAGGGCTCCCCTCCTCGGTCTGCTGCGTGAGCGACGGGATCCGCGCACGCGCCGTGGCGGTGAACGAACAATTGCTCAGGGGAGAAGAATCGGCAGCATACGGCTTTTCGGGCTCGATCACCCCTCTTGATCACCCCCTCGCACCACGCATGATGGATATTGCAGAGAAGATTGCGGGGGCATCCGGTTGCGTGGGGACGCTCGGCGTAGATTTCGTGCTCGGGGATGCCCCCCGGGTGATCGAGGTGAACCCGAGGTTCCAGGCGACCCTGGACACGGTCGAACGGGCGACCGGGGTGAACCTGTTCTCGCTCCACGCGGGGGCGTGCAGGGGAAGAATCCCGGCGGAACGCCCGAAGACCACGGGAGTCGCGGCAAGGAAGATCCTGTTCGCGGAACGGGAAACGGTGATCAGGACCGATCTCTCGAAACTGGGGCCAATTGTTGCGGACATCCCTTACCCCGGGACAGAGGTCGGGGAAGGACGGGCAATCGTCAGTGTACTCGGGTGGGGAAAGGACCGGGCCGGGGCGATGGGTATGTTGGATAAGCATATTAGCGCAGTACTGCAATATATGGGCTGA
- a CDS encoding transcription factor translates to MEELLSNPAIQAYLDRLIGEEGISLLEKFPPEGEFSDEDLASQTGINLNSVRHTLYTLYEKRLAEYRRIKNNETGWLTYLWHLRMDLIYEVIMEDMENVLEKLEARERYEEENDFYICKECSGIQTFVQATDSNFQCPICDQPLEHFDNQILLRALKKRIKDMKESLGHA, encoded by the coding sequence ATGGAAGAGTTACTCAGCAATCCTGCAATACAGGCATATCTGGACCGGTTGATCGGAGAGGAGGGGATCAGCCTTCTGGAAAAATTCCCGCCGGAAGGGGAATTTTCGGACGAAGACCTTGCGTCGCAGACCGGGATCAATCTGAACTCGGTGCGGCATACCCTCTATACTCTCTATGAAAAAAGGCTGGCCGAATACAGGAGAATAAAGAATAACGAGACGGGGTGGCTCACCTACCTGTGGCACCTCCGGATGGACCTGATTTACGAGGTAATCATGGAGGATATGGAGAACGTGCTCGAGAAGCTCGAGGCACGGGAGCGCTACGAAGAGGAGAACGATTTCTATATCTGCAAGGAATGCAGCGGCATCCAGACGTTCGTTCAGGCGACCGACAGCAATTTCCAGTGTCCCATATGCGACCAGCCGCTCGAACACTTCGATAACCAGATCCTTCTCCGGGCCCTGAAAAAGAGGATAAAGGATATGAAAGAGTCCCTGGGCCATGCCTGA
- a CDS encoding HDIG domain-containing metalloprotein has translation MPEDGDCERLLRDAGCSANVIDHCSLVETVSVRYARCSGMADTGLVACGACLHDIGRGITHSLHHAQMGAAYCRDIGLPEEVARIVECHTGAGLSADECTLLGLIPISCIPITLEERIVAASDNLVRGGRVITIYDRIARSYALSRKIRRRIYHLWLDVERIAEPGG, from the coding sequence ATGCCTGAAGACGGGGACTGCGAAAGACTTCTCAGAGATGCGGGCTGTTCCGCGAATGTCATAGATCATTGCTCGCTGGTGGAAACGGTCTCCGTCCGCTATGCCAGATGTTCCGGGATGGCGGACACCGGGCTCGTGGCATGCGGGGCATGCCTCCACGATATCGGGAGGGGGATTACGCATTCTCTTCACCATGCGCAAATGGGGGCTGCCTACTGCAGGGATATCGGGCTCCCCGAAGAGGTGGCAAGGATCGTGGAATGCCACACCGGGGCCGGACTTTCTGCTGACGAATGCACACTGCTCGGGCTCATTCCTATCTCATGCATTCCCATTACTCTTGAAGAGCGCATAGTGGCCGCGTCGGATAACCTTGTCCGCGGGGGACGGGTGATCACGATCTACGACCGAATCGCCCGCTCGTACGCACTTTCCCGGAAGATCCGGAGGAGAATATATCATCTATGGCTGGATGTGGAACGTATCGCCGAACCGGGCGGGTAA
- a CDS encoding regulator of amino acid metabolism, contains ACT domain protein, translating to MWSEIAREFSDSPSQNKVVRFLLENGFGVNNEGRVTVNGIEIPSTQIARAIRTDRRVVDATAQRILNHPVLREVFTNMRATPDLSRLAESLGLSVIVIHPRDAGEKGIVGAAVRVISGHDLSIRQIFVTDPYLSEEPRLVIIVDGELPPLVIDEIRHLPQVKQVIL from the coding sequence ATGTGGTCGGAGATTGCCCGCGAGTTTTCCGACTCGCCTTCCCAGAACAAGGTGGTCAGATTCCTGCTGGAAAACGGTTTCGGGGTGAACAACGAAGGCCGTGTAACGGTGAACGGTATCGAGATCCCTTCCACCCAGATCGCCCGGGCGATCCGGACGGACCGGCGCGTGGTGGATGCGACCGCCCAGCGAATCCTCAATCACCCTGTGCTCCGCGAGGTTTTTACCAATATGCGGGCGACTCCCGACCTGTCCAGGCTCGCGGAATCCCTTGGCCTTTCGGTGATCGTAATCCATCCCCGCGATGCGGGTGAGAAAGGGATCGTCGGAGCGGCGGTCAGGGTCATATCGGGCCACGATCTTTCCATCCGGCAGATATTCGTCACCGATCCCTACCTCTCCGAGGAGCCGCGCCTTGTGATCATCGTGGACGGGGAACTCCCTCCCCTGGTTATCGACGAGATACGGCATCTCCCCCAGGTAAAACAGGTTATTCTTTGA
- a CDS encoding methanogenesis marker 8 protein — translation MPHDPDTRNTHVMEAIGRCRIVIRDGKIIEVGTPLIRSCPLARRFGIPVDPITPENVRENIEYRMKTFGLCTPERHVTMKGEFVGFGASELLSFALTNGVLDCAVIAADGAGTVLASSPHLIQGIGGRMSGLVSTSPYPGVITRIEDEGGVVLDPAAGTIDQVEGVSLAFRKGYRRVGVTLATADDALALRRRYPSAFLIAVHTTGISQETALIYAETCDLVTSCASRFVREIAGSRALLQAGSSIPVFAMTPAGKDLLLEKVRVLDQPVVLMGADLPFDLGNLPDPLV, via the coding sequence GTGCCCCACGATCCCGATACACGGAATACCCACGTGATGGAAGCAATAGGCCGGTGCAGGATCGTTATCAGGGACGGGAAGATCATCGAGGTGGGAACTCCGCTGATCAGAAGCTGTCCCCTGGCCAGGAGGTTCGGGATCCCGGTTGACCCTATCACTCCCGAAAATGTGCGGGAGAACATCGAATACCGCATGAAGACCTTCGGACTGTGCACTCCGGAGAGACATGTCACGATGAAGGGAGAGTTCGTTGGTTTCGGGGCATCCGAACTGCTTTCTTTTGCGTTGACAAACGGGGTTCTCGACTGTGCTGTGATTGCTGCCGATGGTGCAGGGACGGTGCTTGCTTCATCCCCTCATCTTATCCAGGGGATCGGGGGGAGAATGTCAGGGCTGGTCAGCACCTCTCCGTATCCCGGGGTCATAACCCGGATCGAAGACGAAGGTGGAGTGGTCCTCGATCCCGCTGCCGGAACGATAGACCAGGTGGAAGGAGTATCTCTCGCGTTCAGGAAGGGGTATCGCAGAGTAGGAGTGACCCTGGCCACGGCGGATGATGCCCTGGCCCTGCGCCGCAGGTATCCCTCGGCTTTCCTTATCGCGGTTCATACGACCGGAATTTCCCAGGAAACCGCCCTGATATATGCCGAGACGTGTGATCTCGTGACCTCCTGCGCCTCGAGGTTCGTGCGGGAGATCGCGGGGTCGAGAGCACTTCTCCAGGCAGGTTCTTCCATACCGGTCTTCGCGATGACCCCTGCAGGAAAGGACCTCCTCCTCGAGAAGGTCAGGGTCCTGGACCAGCCTGTAGTCCTGATGGGGGCCGATCTTCCGTTCGATTTGGGTAACCTGCCGGACCCCCTCGTCTGA
- a CDS encoding tetratricopeptide repeat protein has protein sequence MYYNRGVAYHRKGRYDEAITDYTRALELCPGDPEALNNRGVAWAGKGEYAKAVEDYTRAIASNPEFSEAYYNRGVGYSRLSRREDAIGDFTRALEIDPGFSEAYYNRGVEYSELDDDQRALEDFDFALSLNPQYCEALNNRGVVLARKGRSDDAVADYTRAIGLDPHFVEAYFNRGIEYSKVGMYDEAVADYDKALELRPGNPDIFYNRGVAYGKAGRNREAIEDYHRCLELDPDNAPACNNLGVEYTKNGEFDRAVEWYSRAIGIRPDFVEAYNNRGVLYNRVGKYDEAITDFSIAIDLAKCVDSPGPEPDIIVQNERLESDTAVIEQKIDVVSPESRPISPQVREDWVPEGLEVLEIEKEIADLTRSISEAPDDGELYIQRGVAYSRLGWSEKALADFTRAIELDPGNIEAYYNRGNEYDRVGMTEEALHDYAKALSINPSYARTYFDRGHELELQGECDRAITEYTKALGVDPDFSLAYLSRGRAFLAMGLGAMALRDLDRALELEPGSREALLMRGRAYSLTQDYPKALDDYSRVLEKDPGNFDALLCLGNAFSGAGRGDEAIDAYNRILEAAPDNAEAITRRGEEYQRKGDLDLALADYERAGEIFPTSPFPLLRQGELLVLMGRPDDALERLSRALQLDPGLEEAYLQRGELYRSQQKYPLAIEDFTQALRLNPGFRGYRMRASVYADAGNPGEAIEDFTRAIERNGDEEWIYVLRGVEHEKVGEPELAFVDYCYALELNSGYVEALNRRGALLGAQGRYQEAMEDFNQAILLDPRNFTGYYLRGSEFARRGMIEEALEDLRHAIGIKPENAEAYFALGSIYYNRNQAEDAIAAFDQALSLDPDYGRAYINKALACERLQRLDEAKAAYEGYLRTEGGSGKLNDFVTHRLKDITSLVLKTKNR, from the coding sequence ATCTATTACAACAGGGGCGTTGCGTATCACCGGAAAGGGCGGTACGATGAGGCCATTACTGATTATACCAGGGCGCTTGAACTCTGTCCCGGAGATCCCGAAGCGCTCAATAACCGGGGTGTTGCGTGGGCAGGGAAAGGTGAATACGCTAAGGCAGTAGAGGATTATACCCGGGCAATCGCCTCAAATCCGGAATTTTCAGAGGCTTATTATAACCGGGGGGTGGGGTATTCCCGTCTTTCGAGGAGAGAGGACGCGATCGGAGACTTTACCAGGGCGTTGGAGATCGATCCCGGTTTTTCCGAAGCCTATTATAACCGGGGGGTGGAATATTCCGAACTCGACGATGACCAGCGGGCCCTCGAAGACTTCGACTTCGCCCTTTCTCTCAACCCACAATACTGCGAGGCGCTCAATAACCGGGGGGTTGTCCTGGCCCGAAAAGGGAGGTCCGACGACGCGGTAGCAGATTACACGCGTGCCATCGGGCTGGATCCCCACTTTGTCGAAGCGTACTTCAACAGGGGGATCGAGTACAGCAAGGTTGGGATGTACGACGAGGCCGTCGCTGATTATGACAAGGCCCTCGAACTACGACCGGGAAACCCCGATATTTTCTATAACCGCGGAGTGGCATACGGAAAAGCGGGCAGGAACAGGGAGGCGATCGAAGATTATCACCGCTGTCTTGAATTGGATCCCGACAATGCCCCGGCGTGCAACAACCTTGGGGTGGAATACACCAAAAATGGTGAGTTCGATCGGGCCGTCGAATGGTATTCCCGTGCGATCGGGATACGACCCGATTTTGTGGAGGCGTATAACAACCGGGGTGTCCTCTATAACCGTGTCGGGAAGTACGACGAAGCAATCACCGATTTTTCTATTGCCATAGACCTTGCCAAGTGCGTCGACAGCCCGGGACCGGAACCCGATATCATCGTCCAGAACGAGAGGCTGGAGAGTGACACTGCAGTCATCGAGCAGAAGATCGACGTGGTCTCGCCGGAAAGCCGCCCGATTTCTCCGCAGGTCCGGGAAGACTGGGTGCCTGAAGGCCTGGAGGTCCTCGAGATCGAGAAGGAGATCGCGGACCTCACCCGTTCGATCTCGGAGGCGCCCGACGACGGGGAGCTCTATATACAACGCGGAGTCGCGTATTCGCGACTGGGATGGAGCGAGAAGGCGCTGGCCGATTTTACCAGGGCAATCGAGCTCGATCCCGGAAATATCGAGGCGTATTATAACCGGGGGAACGAATACGACCGGGTGGGAATGACCGAAGAGGCGCTCCACGACTATGCGAAGGCCCTGAGTATCAACCCTTCGTATGCCCGGACGTATTTCGACCGGGGTCACGAGCTGGAACTCCAGGGTGAGTGCGACCGTGCGATCACGGAATATACCAAGGCATTGGGAGTCGATCCGGACTTTTCCCTCGCGTACCTGTCAAGAGGGAGGGCATTCCTTGCAATGGGTCTTGGAGCGATGGCGTTGCGGGACCTCGACCGGGCTCTCGAGCTCGAACCGGGCAGCAGGGAAGCCCTCCTGATGCGGGGCAGGGCGTATTCCCTGACCCAGGACTATCCGAAGGCGCTGGACGATTATTCCCGGGTGCTTGAGAAGGACCCCGGGAATTTTGATGCCCTTCTCTGTCTGGGGAATGCGTTCAGCGGTGCCGGACGGGGGGACGAGGCGATAGATGCCTACAATCGTATCCTTGAGGCAGCTCCGGATAACGCCGAGGCGATAACCAGGAGAGGAGAAGAATACCAGCGTAAAGGAGACCTGGACCTGGCGCTTGCGGACTACGAACGCGCGGGAGAGATATTTCCTACGTCCCCGTTTCCCCTGCTCCGGCAGGGAGAACTCCTTGTCCTGATGGGACGGCCCGATGATGCGCTGGAACGGCTCTCAAGGGCTCTCCAGCTGGACCCCGGTCTCGAAGAAGCCTATCTTCAACGGGGGGAATTGTACCGGAGCCAACAGAAATACCCTCTCGCAATCGAGGATTTTACCCAGGCATTGAGACTCAACCCCGGATTCAGGGGATACCGGATGAGGGCTTCTGTCTACGCGGATGCAGGGAATCCGGGTGAGGCAATCGAAGACTTTACCAGGGCGATCGAGAGGAATGGAGACGAGGAATGGATTTATGTGCTCCGGGGGGTAGAACACGAGAAGGTGGGAGAACCGGAGCTGGCGTTTGTTGACTACTGCTATGCACTCGAACTGAACTCCGGATACGTCGAGGCGCTGAATCGCCGGGGAGCGCTCCTGGGAGCCCAGGGCCGGTACCAGGAAGCGATGGAAGACTTTAACCAGGCCATCCTTTTGGATCCCCGGAATTTTACCGGGTATTACCTCAGGGGATCGGAATTCGCGAGAAGAGGAATGATCGAGGAGGCACTTGAGGATCTCCGGCATGCCATCGGGATAAAACCCGAGAACGCGGAGGCGTATTTCGCACTGGGGAGTATTTACTATAATCGCAACCAGGCGGAGGATGCTATCGCTGCATTCGACCAGGCCCTTTCCCTTGACCCGGATTACGGCCGGGCCTACATAAACAAGGCACTCGCCTGCGAGAGATTGCAGAGACTGGACGAAGCCAAAGCCGCCTATGAAGGATATCTCAGGACCGAGGGGGGATCCGGGAAACTGAATGATTTCGTCACGCACCGGTTGAAGGATATCACTTCCCTGGTCTTGAAAACCAAAAACAGGTAA
- a CDS encoding PKD domain-containing protein, translating to MDKEEAISRNILLIVIVAVAVIVIGAVIVMVLFPPHPDVVPQFSANVETSGNLVYLYHDGGDALYEDTTILRINGLAIPASNAVFLHGQDWPWTAGKTLQVAYPGTDPVQLVQVIYSSGSTQELVYSTEVQGPQTTPIPISTVATSLITPTVSATGATPVMTTPAETVTPPIGPSVPQPPVPAFTASPRSGESPLQVRFTDLSSGVPTSWIWNFGDGTSSIEQNPLHTYSSTGVYSVALTVENAYGTNTRTINDYIAVGIIPEANFVGTPRDGPAPMTVQFNDLSSGSPDRWTWDFGDGEQSVLRNPSHVYLKPGSYTVTLTAANTFGSNTRIQSNYIHVSETMTHNVYLQNSVTGYLLPDGYLQFVVGAPAGNIKIAGHVYQFQEGDKVQLFIGEVPVGEIDVAASGINTFYFDGVRMYVNGILVEKGTVSSINVPAFDGLVSTLGIRIPPGETGYTLFVDESRVSPSSTDTVTFSDLRQDSSGRMYYIQKVGTLTYVGGAGGVTIG from the coding sequence ATGGATAAGGAAGAAGCAATTTCCAGAAATATTCTGCTGATAGTGATCGTGGCGGTGGCGGTGATCGTGATAGGGGCGGTCATAGTGATGGTCCTTTTCCCTCCCCATCCCGATGTCGTGCCCCAATTCTCCGCAAATGTCGAAACATCCGGAAACCTCGTCTACCTGTATCATGACGGGGGGGATGCACTCTATGAGGATACCACGATCCTCAGGATCAACGGTCTCGCCATACCTGCCAGCAATGCCGTATTCCTCCATGGACAGGACTGGCCCTGGACCGCAGGTAAAACGCTCCAGGTGGCATACCCCGGGACAGACCCGGTGCAGCTGGTCCAGGTCATCTATTCCAGCGGATCCACCCAGGAGCTGGTCTATTCCACCGAGGTACAGGGTCCGCAGACCACTCCCATCCCCATCTCGACCGTAGCGACGTCGTTGATTACACCCACCGTATCTGCGACCGGTGCGACACCGGTGATGACAACTCCCGCGGAAACCGTTACTCCCCCGATTGGCCCCTCGGTCCCCCAGCCGCCTGTCCCTGCATTTACGGCCAGTCCTCGCTCGGGCGAATCCCCGCTCCAGGTCAGGTTCACCGATCTCTCCTCCGGTGTCCCCACCTCGTGGATCTGGAACTTCGGCGACGGCACTTCCTCTATCGAACAAAACCCGCTCCACACATATTCTTCAACCGGGGTCTACTCTGTGGCGCTCACCGTGGAGAACGCATACGGGACCAATACCCGCACCATTAACGATTATATCGCAGTAGGTATCATCCCGGAGGCAAACTTCGTGGGTACTCCCCGCGACGGTCCCGCTCCCATGACGGTCCAGTTCAACGATCTCTCATCGGGGTCCCCCGACAGGTGGACCTGGGACTTCGGCGACGGGGAGCAATCCGTGCTGCGGAACCCGTCCCATGTCTATCTCAAGCCGGGGAGCTATACCGTGACGCTCACCGCCGCGAACACCTTCGGTTCCAACACCCGGATCCAGAGCAATTACATCCATGTAAGCGAGACCATGACCCATAACGTCTATCTCCAGAACAGCGTCACCGGGTACCTCCTGCCTGACGGGTACCTGCAGTTCGTGGTCGGTGCGCCCGCGGGTAACATCAAGATCGCCGGCCATGTCTATCAGTTCCAGGAAGGAGACAAGGTCCAGTTATTCATCGGAGAGGTCCCCGTGGGAGAGATCGACGTCGCAGCGAGCGGGATAAACACATTCTATTTCGACGGGGTGCGCATGTACGTAAACGGCATTCTCGTTGAGAAAGGGACCGTGTCATCTATCAACGTCCCCGCATTCGACGGCCTCGTCTCCACCCTCGGGATCCGGATCCCTCCCGGTGAGACAGGATATACTCTCTTTGTCGATGAGAGCAGGGTAAGCCCCTCTTCCACGGACACCGTCACGTTCTCTGACCTCAGGCAGGACAGTTCGGGCAGGATGTATTACATCCAGAAAGTCGGAACTCTCACGTATGTGGGAGGTGCCGGAGGGGTAACAATAGGATAA
- a CDS encoding PKD domain-containing protein has translation MTWIVITTIAILLVIAILFLLIQQSGTGEPSVNLTAFQDRDTILLVHDGGDSLPGDNLIIQINGIVIPSSQISFVEGQEWPFSIGKTLVIPYYPSTEPQTLTVSYDTGTSRTEIFTATIPPATELPTVTPTISIPETEPTIPITAPVTVAITTHPTTVPATPTPPGPPQAAFGASPRSGPYPLTVSFTDLSTGTPDQWEWNFGDGAESTGKNPVHTYTATGNYTVSLKVANAEGANTRIMQNYIGVGSPETREVTLDAGGPGSLLPGGFALFTVTGSGARIKVGGRILTPQPGDSVRIVLGNDGQGKISVHNPFILEWTFDDTEVEVNGQPAGKGRISDISIPAYDGFVSNLTLFLPPESMKGRLIVEGSTTDLSTLQGRLTLLDLIPDRAGDLVVDTSMPGSTYFQGSTSGIRD, from the coding sequence ATGACCTGGATTGTCATCACCACCATCGCGATACTTTTGGTCATTGCCATACTATTCCTCCTGATACAGCAATCGGGAACGGGTGAACCTTCAGTCAACCTCACCGCTTTCCAGGACCGGGATACGATTCTTCTTGTCCATGACGGAGGCGATTCCCTCCCGGGTGACAATCTCATTATTCAGATCAACGGAATCGTCATTCCATCCTCGCAGATTTCATTCGTCGAGGGCCAGGAATGGCCCTTTTCTATCGGAAAAACCCTCGTCATCCCCTATTACCCCTCAACGGAACCTCAGACCCTCACCGTATCCTATGACACCGGCACCTCCCGCACCGAAATCTTCACCGCCACAATCCCCCCGGCAACTGAATTACCGACCGTAACCCCCACCATCTCTATCCCGGAAACCGAACCAACAATTCCGATCACCGCCCCGGTCACCGTTGCCATAACAACCCACCCCACAACGGTTCCCGCCACGCCAACCCCTCCCGGACCCCCGCAGGCTGCATTCGGGGCATCCCCCCGGTCCGGTCCCTATCCCCTCACCGTCTCGTTCACGGATCTCTCGACGGGGACTCCTGACCAGTGGGAATGGAACTTCGGAGATGGAGCGGAATCCACCGGAAAGAACCCGGTCCATACCTACACCGCGACCGGAAATTACACGGTATCGTTGAAAGTTGCAAACGCAGAGGGGGCGAATACCCGCATAATGCAGAACTATATCGGCGTGGGGTCGCCGGAGACCAGAGAGGTGACCCTCGATGCCGGGGGACCGGGGTCGCTCCTTCCGGGAGGATTCGCCCTGTTCACGGTCACAGGAAGCGGCGCCAGGATAAAAGTGGGGGGCAGGATTTTAACTCCTCAACCCGGCGATTCGGTCCGGATCGTTCTCGGGAACGACGGGCAGGGAAAGATCTCGGTCCATAACCCCTTTATCCTGGAATGGACCTTCGATGATACGGAGGTCGAGGTAAACGGGCAGCCCGCGGGAAAGGGCAGGATAAGTGACATTTCCATCCCGGCCTACGACGGGTTTGTCTCCAATCTCACCCTCTTCCTGCCGCCCGAATCGATGAAAGGACGGTTGATCGTCGAGGGGAGCACCACCGACCTGTCAACCCTGCAGGGCAGACTCACCCTCCTGGACCTCATCCCTGACCGGGCGGGAGACCTGGTCGTGGATACCTCGATGCCCGGCTCAACCTACTTCCAGGGAAGTACCTCAGGTATCCGGGATTAG